One window of bacterium (Candidatus Blackallbacteria) CG13_big_fil_rev_8_21_14_2_50_49_14 genomic DNA carries:
- the corA gene encoding magnesium and cobalt transport protein CorA: protein MSRKHSKAKRLLKQSPFQLKPVKLFQRRTAPGASPGTLVADPEASPPQFHLITFSKKNFQEWSSQDPTDLPAKVQADEILWINVDGLGHAETLQKVGETYGIHPLALEDVVNVHQRPKLESYGKLLFIVARMPHDQSDSNGEQVSFFLGENLILTFQEGLPGDTFEPVRERLRGNIGKLRGSGADYLLYALLDALIDHYFPILERYASRLEDLEDEILEHPHNQLTSEIYTIRRQLLGLRRAIRPMRDVINSLIRGSLEQISDEVKLYLRDCYDHTIQLMDMLDTYREVATSLMEMALASASHRLNEIMRFLTVMSSIFIPLTFIVGVYGMNFKTEISPWNMPELDWYYGYPFALGLMVLTVVCLLLFFKYKGWLGIPRRLDEDGQAITTVK, encoded by the coding sequence ATGTCGCGCAAACATTCAAAAGCAAAACGTTTACTCAAACAATCTCCCTTTCAACTTAAGCCTGTAAAATTGTTTCAACGCAGAACTGCACCCGGAGCTTCCCCTGGCACCTTGGTCGCAGACCCTGAGGCCTCCCCCCCACAGTTTCACTTGATTACGTTTAGTAAAAAAAACTTTCAGGAATGGTCAAGCCAGGATCCCACTGATTTGCCCGCCAAAGTTCAAGCGGATGAAATTCTCTGGATCAATGTCGATGGCTTAGGCCATGCTGAAACCCTGCAAAAAGTAGGCGAAACATACGGCATTCACCCACTTGCACTGGAAGACGTAGTGAATGTCCACCAACGCCCTAAATTGGAAAGCTATGGCAAACTTCTGTTCATTGTGGCACGCATGCCACATGATCAAAGCGACAGCAATGGTGAACAGGTCAGTTTCTTTCTGGGTGAGAATCTGATTCTGACCTTTCAGGAAGGGCTGCCAGGTGATACCTTTGAACCCGTCAGAGAGCGACTTCGCGGAAATATCGGAAAGCTCAGGGGATCTGGAGCTGACTATCTGCTCTATGCACTGCTCGATGCCTTGATCGATCATTATTTTCCCATTTTAGAGCGCTATGCTTCGCGGCTTGAAGATCTTGAAGATGAAATTCTGGAACACCCGCACAACCAGTTAACTTCAGAAATTTATACCATTCGCCGTCAATTGCTCGGCTTAAGACGAGCGATCCGCCCCATGCGCGATGTGATTAATTCTCTGATACGGGGCTCACTTGAGCAAATCAGCGATGAAGTGAAACTCTATCTAAGAGATTGCTATGACCATACCATCCAATTAATGGATATGTTGGACACCTACCGAGAGGTCGCGACTTCTCTGATGGAAATGGCACTGGCCAGTGCCAGCCACCGACTCAATGAAATTATGCGTTTTTTGACGGTGATGTCCTCGATCTTTATCCCTCTGACTTTCATTGTCGGCGTCTATGGCATGAATTTCAAAACAGAGATTTCACCCTGGAATATGCCTGAATTGGATTGGTATTATGGCTATCCCTTTGCTTTGGGACTGATGGTTCTGACCGTGGTCTGTCTGCTTCTGTTTTTTAAATACAAAGGGTGGTTGGGTATCCCCCGCCGCTTGGATGAAGACGGCCAAGCGATTACCACGGTCAAATAA
- a CDS encoding FMN-binding glutamate synthase family protein has protein sequence MRKLFFIGVGVSLVIIGLGYLILPPLYYPFHSTLSLILGGLIVIGLVDALQTKQTIRRNFPILGNMRYLLELIRPEINQYFIESNTNGAPFNRLQRSLIYQRAKNDVSTLPFGTQLDVYEMGYEWVSHSILPVHVDPVSLRVWVGGKDCKQPYDASILNISAMSYGSLSKNAILALNGGAKDGNFAHNTGEGGLSPYHLEPGGDLIWQIGTGYFGCRTPEGTFSAEMFAEKAVLPQVKMIEIKLSQGAKPGHGGILPAQKVTPEISEIRHVPMGQDVLSPPQHSAFSTPLEMVQFIQKLRDLSGGKPVGFKLCLGKNHEFVAICKAMQETGILPDFITVDGSEGGTGAAPLEFSNSIGVPGVEGLVFVHNCLMGFGLRDQIRVIYSGKITTGFDLISKIAIGADLLNSARAMMISIGCIQALRCNTNDCPTGVATQDPHLVAGLHVGDKRQRVKMFQAKTIESAAEILGAMGLSDLKKLRPRHVHRRVSPAMVLHYDQIYAYLKPGAFFNNEIPDEYRKALASASATSFLPQTDDGWR, from the coding sequence ATGAGAAAACTATTTTTCATAGGCGTAGGGGTTTCGCTTGTCATCATTGGCTTGGGCTATTTAATTTTACCCCCCCTTTATTATCCTTTTCATTCCACTTTAAGCCTGATTTTGGGTGGGCTGATTGTGATAGGGTTGGTAGATGCCTTGCAGACCAAGCAAACCATTCGTAGAAATTTCCCAATTTTGGGGAATATGCGCTATTTATTGGAGTTGATTCGCCCTGAGATCAATCAGTATTTTATTGAGTCCAATACCAATGGGGCTCCTTTTAACCGCTTGCAGCGTTCTTTGATTTACCAACGTGCCAAAAATGATGTGAGTACTTTGCCCTTTGGCACCCAGTTGGATGTTTATGAAATGGGCTATGAATGGGTTTCCCACTCAATTTTACCCGTGCATGTTGACCCGGTCTCCTTGCGCGTTTGGGTGGGTGGCAAGGATTGTAAACAACCCTATGACGCCAGTATTCTCAATATTTCTGCAATGAGCTATGGTTCGCTGAGTAAAAATGCGATTTTAGCCTTGAATGGCGGTGCAAAAGACGGGAATTTTGCCCATAATACAGGTGAAGGGGGCTTGAGTCCCTATCATCTTGAACCCGGTGGTGATTTGATTTGGCAGATCGGCACGGGTTATTTCGGCTGCCGTACGCCAGAGGGAACCTTTTCAGCTGAAATGTTTGCTGAAAAAGCAGTTTTACCCCAGGTGAAAATGATCGAAATAAAACTTTCCCAAGGGGCAAAACCGGGGCATGGTGGGATTTTACCTGCTCAAAAAGTAACCCCTGAAATCAGCGAAATCCGACATGTACCCATGGGCCAGGATGTATTGTCACCTCCCCAACACAGTGCCTTCAGTACTCCTTTGGAAATGGTTCAGTTTATTCAAAAACTGCGGGATCTTTCGGGGGGCAAGCCTGTTGGTTTTAAACTCTGTTTGGGTAAAAACCATGAATTTGTAGCCATTTGCAAGGCCATGCAAGAAACAGGCATTCTTCCAGATTTTATCACTGTGGATGGTTCAGAAGGGGGAACGGGAGCTGCCCCACTCGAATTCTCAAACAGTATTGGCGTTCCGGGGGTAGAAGGACTTGTCTTTGTACACAATTGTCTGATGGGCTTTGGCCTGCGGGATCAAATCCGTGTGATTTATTCAGGAAAAATCACCACCGGTTTTGATTTAATCAGCAAAATTGCGATTGGTGCAGATCTCTTAAATTCTGCCCGTGCCATGATGATTTCGATCGGTTGTATTCAGGCTTTACGCTGCAATACCAATGATTGTCCGACAGGTGTGGCCACCCAGGACCCCCATTTGGTGGCGGGTCTGCATGTGGGTGACAAAAGGCAGCGGGTCAAAATGTTCCAGGCCAAGACGATTGAAAGTGCAGCTGAAATTTTGGGCGCAATGGGTTTGTCTGATTTGAAAAAACTGCGTCCTCGTCATGTGCACCGCCGTGTCAGTCCTGCCATGGTACTTCACTATGATCAGATTTATGCCTATTTGAAGCCGGGTGCATTTTTTAATAATGAGATTCCTGATGAGTATCGAAAGGCCTTGGCCAGTGCATCAGCAACGAGCTTTTTACCGCAAACGGATGATGGCTGGCGTTAA
- a CDS encoding heme NO-binding protein, producing MNAMYGIVNKALKAMILAQEGQEVWEQILDKAGLENPVFIGTDNYPDEWTYRLASTASEKLNLPLNTLLGKFGEFWATHTAVEEYPELMATGGGNLKDFLINLPNFHTQVVLMLPQLEPPDFQCEVISEICLHMHYFSTRQGLAPFALGIFKGLGKVFQENIQVKHIEQISEAQDHDVFEISWSQSRSE from the coding sequence ATGAATGCCATGTATGGAATTGTCAATAAAGCCCTGAAAGCCATGATTCTCGCCCAGGAAGGTCAGGAGGTCTGGGAACAGATTCTCGACAAAGCGGGCTTGGAAAATCCTGTTTTTATTGGTACAGACAATTATCCTGACGAATGGACCTATCGCCTGGCCAGTACAGCCAGCGAAAAATTAAATCTACCGCTCAACACCCTGCTCGGCAAATTTGGAGAGTTTTGGGCCACCCATACAGCGGTTGAAGAATATCCTGAACTAATGGCCACAGGGGGAGGCAACCTGAAAGATTTTCTGATCAACCTGCCCAATTTCCACACCCAAGTGGTTTTAATGCTTCCCCAACTTGAACCCCCAGATTTTCAATGCGAGGTCATCTCAGAAATCTGTTTGCATATGCATTACTTCAGTACGCGACAAGGCTTGGCGCCTTTTGCGCTGGGTATTTTTAAAGGTTTGGGCAAAGTCTTCCAGGAAAATATTCAAGTCAAACACATTGAACAAATTTCAGAAGCGCAAGACCATGATGTGTTTGAAATATCATGGTCTCAATCCCGATCCGAATGA
- a CDS encoding penicillin-binding protein, which yields MPRPSQRKPLQALPGSGQKSPSKVRTYLIRSLIFLFVLGGALGIGGGIALIVLYNRLPDVRQLENYTLPQANEIYTRSGRLLTRISSQGRYDPIRLEDIPKHVQDAVISAEDRRFREHTGVDVLGLARAAFVNLKHGGTVGGASTLTQQLIKNLFLTSERTAKRKIAEALLAIQLESKYSKPQILEMYLNLVFLGHNVYGVEAASQIYFGKSARRLSIAEAAMLAGIIRSPEYLSPHHHLEGAKKVQSIVLKQMAKDHLITEAQLDEALKQPIHLVSLRTSYPYPYFLDFVLYSLREKVGEGLFRQGGWKVYTTLDPEAQAYAERILREDLPRIKRYGAHQAALVSLDPRTGFIHSLVGGVNYAQSQFNRAFQAKRQVGSTFKPFVYLSAFENGKDLKSTLQDGPVSFGGYRPRNWDRRYHGTVTLLQALTMSMNIPTVKLANELGMGRVIDIARRAGVSSEIAPDLTSALGSSEMTLLELTAAYGSFANGGIRVEPTAIAKVVDAQGNILFDYYPPQQRVFAQSSVSQLNTALQNVINHGTGTAAAIGRPAAGKTGTTDQSYDTWFVGYVPQLVTGVWAGNDTPSATRGGGGSVCAPIWRSYMRFATRRLPAQGFEMVAPSSSPSASEASASPENSPTPSTPAIEISEIPLLTPSPKLPEDVPSEQPSEPPVQEPVQPEELPETTPSEEPML from the coding sequence ATGCCGCGCCCTTCTCAAAGAAAACCGCTTCAAGCACTGCCGGGTTCAGGTCAAAAATCACCGAGCAAAGTGCGCACCTATCTTATTCGCAGCCTGATTTTCCTGTTTGTTTTGGGGGGAGCCCTGGGCATCGGGGGCGGAATCGCCTTGATCGTGCTGTATAACCGTCTGCCCGACGTACGCCAGCTTGAAAATTATACCCTTCCCCAAGCCAATGAAATATATACCCGCTCGGGCCGCCTGCTCACCCGCATCTCTTCTCAGGGGCGCTATGACCCCATTCGTCTTGAGGACATTCCAAAACATGTGCAGGATGCCGTTATTTCTGCAGAAGATCGGCGTTTTCGCGAACATACCGGTGTCGATGTGTTGGGATTGGCCCGCGCAGCCTTCGTAAACCTAAAACATGGCGGCACCGTAGGAGGAGCCAGTACCCTCACACAACAATTGATCAAAAATTTATTTCTGACCTCTGAACGCACCGCCAAGCGTAAGATTGCAGAAGCATTGCTGGCGATTCAATTGGAGAGCAAATATTCCAAACCCCAGATTTTAGAAATGTATTTAAATCTCGTCTTTTTAGGCCACAATGTCTATGGGGTAGAAGCCGCTTCGCAAATTTATTTCGGTAAATCCGCAAGACGCCTGAGCATTGCTGAAGCGGCCATGTTGGCTGGCATTATTCGCAGTCCAGAATACCTCTCTCCGCACCACCATCTGGAAGGCGCAAAGAAAGTTCAAAGCATTGTGCTCAAGCAAATGGCCAAAGACCATTTGATCACCGAGGCCCAATTGGATGAAGCGCTCAAACAACCGATTCATCTCGTCAGCCTGCGCACCAGCTATCCCTACCCTTATTTCTTAGATTTCGTGCTGTATTCCCTGCGTGAAAAAGTAGGAGAAGGGCTCTTCCGTCAAGGGGGCTGGAAAGTGTATACCACCTTAGATCCCGAGGCCCAAGCCTATGCCGAAAGAATTCTGCGTGAGGATCTGCCAAGGATTAAACGCTATGGTGCCCACCAAGCCGCTTTGGTTTCTCTCGATCCCAGAACAGGTTTTATTCATTCTCTGGTGGGGGGTGTCAATTACGCTCAGAGTCAGTTTAACCGGGCTTTTCAAGCCAAGCGACAGGTGGGTTCCACTTTTAAACCCTTTGTCTATCTCAGTGCCTTTGAAAATGGCAAAGACCTGAAATCCACACTGCAAGATGGCCCCGTCAGCTTTGGTGGCTACCGTCCCCGAAACTGGGATCGCCGTTACCACGGTACTGTCACTTTATTACAGGCACTGACGATGTCTATGAATATTCCCACAGTCAAATTGGCCAATGAATTGGGAATGGGGCGTGTGATTGATATCGCGCGCCGGGCGGGAGTCAGCAGTGAGATCGCTCCCGATTTGACCTCAGCCCTGGGCTCCTCAGAAATGACCCTGCTGGAGCTGACGGCCGCCTACGGTAGCTTTGCCAATGGGGGCATCCGTGTCGAACCTACCGCGATTGCGAAGGTCGTCGACGCCCAGGGCAATATACTCTTTGATTACTACCCCCCCCAGCAACGTGTTTTTGCGCAAAGTTCGGTCAGTCAACTCAATACAGCCCTGCAAAATGTGATCAACCATGGAACAGGAACAGCCGCCGCAATTGGGCGACCTGCCGCAGGCAAAACAGGCACCACAGATCAGAGTTACGATACCTGGTTTGTGGGCTATGTACCGCAATTGGTGACGGGCGTCTGGGCTGGGAATGACACGCCCAGCGCAACCCGTGGGGGCGGTGGCTCTGTCTGCGCACCGATCTGGAGAAGTTATATGCGCTTTGCCACCCGCCGTCTTCCAGCGCAAGGTTTTGAAATGGTGGCTCCTTCCAGTTCCCCCTCGGCTTCAGAGGCCTCAGCCTCCCCTGAAAACTCACCCACACCGAGTACCCCGGCGATCGAAATTTCAGAGATTCCCTTGCTGACCCCCTCACCCAAATTGCCTGAAGACGTCCCCTCTGAACAGCCCAGCGAGCCCCCTGTCCAGGAACCCGTTCAACCTGAAGAACTCCCAGAAACGACTCCCAGCGAAGAGCCCATGCTCTGA
- a CDS encoding ArsR family transcriptional regulator yields the protein MDQVLFEQLLVFFKTLADENRLKLIGMLAEREYSVEELATRLKVREPTVSHHLARLKELGLVKMRREGNNHYYQLEASSLHRLSKDVLSLEKIAAPEPEQATDLWEQKILKDYLQEGKLTKIPSTRKKREVILRWLVEQLAWEKRYPEKEINAFLLQYHWDSATLRREFIMTGLMQRDQGLYWRI from the coding sequence ATGGATCAGGTATTGTTTGAGCAATTGCTCGTATTTTTTAAAACCCTGGCAGATGAAAACCGGCTGAAACTGATCGGTATGCTGGCCGAGCGCGAGTACAGTGTGGAAGAATTGGCCACCCGCTTAAAGGTCAGAGAACCCACGGTTTCGCATCATTTGGCCCGGCTCAAAGAGCTGGGGTTGGTCAAAATGCGGCGCGAGGGGAACAACCATTATTACCAGTTAGAGGCTTCATCTTTGCACCGTTTGAGCAAAGATGTGCTTTCACTCGAAAAAATTGCGGCTCCCGAACCCGAGCAGGCCACCGATCTCTGGGAACAGAAAATTCTGAAGGACTATCTGCAGGAGGGCAAACTTACCAAGATTCCTTCGACGCGTAAGAAGCGGGAAGTTATTTTGCGCTGGTTGGTCGAACAGTTGGCCTGGGAAAAACGCTATCCTGAAAAAGAGATCAATGCATTTTTGCTTCAGTATCATTGGGATTCAGCTACCTTGCGCCGGGAGTTTATCATGACTGGTCTGATGCAGCGGGATCAAGGGCTTTATTGGCGAATTTAA